In Anseongella ginsenosidimutans, one genomic interval encodes:
- a CDS encoding OmpA family protein, with protein MTCPCHWSVQAAFLVLPVLAWGQGEQLQHGDCANPIELKPGREYIYEKSPFGPGKKQEFDGNEHTLHLFPAEINTVWYRFNAPAEGLVIFEVRPFRQADDYDWMLFKQESTASCDSIFRYGIKPLRSNRARNDLRMSSKTGLHRDYENLHAPPGPGKSYSKPIAVKRGETYLLVLDNIYPGGEGHSIIVHYADREVLPSVTIKGRIIDKVTGKPISAKIYAEEDSTGYSLLEALVDSIPAAFTVEVSRNTAVRLAAVKKDYLLTTLNFRAGTADTSLVLSLEPADKGSRMVLFNIHFLPNKAEFQPDSFSELQRLLEFMQQSADKYIRITGHTNSNVFTSKSWLLDLSVYRAAAVRDYLTGHGIEPGRIRIAGAGGSRPLTESNEMKEAMKNLRVEIELLN; from the coding sequence ATGACCTGCCCCTGTCACTGGAGTGTGCAGGCAGCATTCCTGGTACTGCCTGTACTGGCCTGGGGCCAGGGGGAACAGCTGCAGCATGGCGACTGTGCTAATCCCATAGAGCTGAAGCCCGGACGGGAGTACATTTATGAGAAAAGCCCCTTTGGGCCTGGAAAGAAGCAGGAATTCGACGGGAACGAGCATACCCTTCATCTTTTTCCAGCCGAAATAAATACGGTCTGGTACCGGTTCAATGCACCTGCGGAAGGGCTTGTCATTTTCGAGGTACGGCCTTTTCGCCAGGCTGATGATTATGACTGGATGCTTTTTAAGCAGGAAAGCACGGCGTCCTGCGATTCCATTTTCCGGTATGGAATAAAGCCTCTTCGCAGCAATCGCGCCCGGAACGATCTCCGCATGAGCAGCAAAACCGGGCTGCACCGGGACTACGAAAACCTGCATGCTCCGCCGGGCCCCGGGAAAAGCTACAGTAAACCCATCGCTGTAAAAAGAGGCGAAACCTACCTGCTTGTACTGGACAATATTTATCCCGGCGGGGAAGGGCACAGCATTATCGTACACTACGCCGATCGTGAGGTTTTGCCTTCGGTGACCATAAAAGGCCGGATCATTGACAAAGTAACCGGCAAACCCATTTCGGCCAAAATATATGCGGAGGAAGACAGCACAGGCTATTCCTTGCTGGAAGCCCTGGTCGATTCCATTCCGGCCGCTTTTACGGTTGAAGTTTCGCGGAATACTGCTGTCCGGCTGGCGGCAGTAAAAAAGGACTACCTCCTGACCACACTAAACTTCAGGGCGGGAACCGCTGACACTTCTCTTGTATTGAGCCTTGAACCCGCCGATAAGGGTAGCCGAATGGTCTTGTTCAATATCCACTTTCTTCCCAATAAGGCCGAATTTCAGCCCGACTCCTTTTCGGAACTCCAGCGCCTGCTGGAATTCATGCAGCAATCCGCGGACAAGTACATCCGCATCACCGGTCATACAAATTCCAACGTGTTCACCAGTAAAAGCTGGCTGCTTGACCTGTCCGTATACCGGGCAGCGGCCGTCCGGGATTACCTGACCGGGCACGGGATTGAGCCGGGCCGCATTCGCATCGCAGGCGCAGGTGGAAGCCGTCCGCTTACCGAAAGCAATGAGATGAAAGAAGCGATGAAAAATCTGAGGGTTGAGATTGAACTGCTGAATTAA
- a CDS encoding FG-GAP repeat domain-containing protein has protein sequence MRPRGSYLAAALMTAIFAAIILTCTSPSSRRSPERKVAEKYCASCHKFPEPELLDKNTWLNSVLPAMGPRLGIYQYLGENYPAPGRGVIATPKGTFPDEPLLSTEEWEAILSYYRQNAPDTLPVPSRQTPEDTTRLFATHFPAAIETEPGTLGLFIDGAAGRLLVANASAGTMEFYDPSLKLQKKIAMKRPVVYIEKAASFTSGRKNSASRPEAGENYLLTDIGTYFPSDFKEGAAWTLDSSGNPEKLIQMLGRPVQIRPADLDTNGTTDYLICAYGLFDGELAWYSSPRKKYVIRKAPGAIQAEISDVNQDGRPDVWALFAQGDEGLYLFMNRGGRGFEEKRLLRFPPSQGSSSFELQDFNDDGHTDILYTSGDNADFSLILKPYHGVYIYLNDGRGNFEKAWFYPVNGAYKALSRDFDLDGDPDIISIAYFPDPERRPGESLLYFENKGSMQFAPHWVPGAAAGRWINMQAGDLDADGDTDIALGNFTASRDQLMKQYPGKWRNTAPFLLLENKTR, from the coding sequence ATGAGGCCGCGCGGTTCATACCTGGCAGCCGCCCTGATGACCGCGATCTTTGCCGCTATCATACTTACCTGTACAAGCCCTTCATCCCGGCGCTCCCCGGAAAGAAAGGTGGCCGAAAAATATTGCGCTTCCTGCCACAAGTTCCCCGAACCCGAATTGCTGGATAAAAACACCTGGCTGAACAGCGTACTGCCGGCAATGGGCCCCAGGCTAGGCATCTACCAATACCTGGGTGAAAATTATCCCGCTCCCGGCCGCGGCGTCATTGCCACTCCAAAAGGAACCTTCCCTGATGAACCGTTGTTAAGTACAGAAGAATGGGAAGCCATCCTCAGCTATTACCGCCAGAACGCGCCGGATACGCTGCCCGTTCCTTCGCGGCAAACACCGGAAGACACCACAAGGCTGTTTGCAACGCATTTTCCCGCTGCCATTGAAACCGAACCGGGCACCCTCGGCCTTTTTATAGACGGCGCAGCAGGGCGGCTGCTGGTAGCCAACGCTTCCGCCGGAACAATGGAGTTTTACGATCCTTCCCTGAAGCTCCAAAAGAAAATAGCGATGAAACGCCCGGTGGTTTATATCGAAAAGGCCGCTTCGTTTACATCCGGCCGGAAGAATTCCGCCTCCCGCCCGGAAGCCGGCGAGAATTATCTTCTTACCGATATCGGCACTTATTTTCCCAGCGATTTCAAGGAAGGCGCCGCCTGGACCCTGGACAGCTCCGGCAACCCCGAAAAACTTATTCAGATGCTTGGACGGCCGGTGCAGATCCGCCCTGCCGACCTGGATACCAACGGAACAACCGATTACCTGATCTGCGCCTACGGCCTCTTCGACGGCGAACTCGCCTGGTATTCCAGCCCCCGCAAAAAATACGTAATCCGCAAGGCGCCCGGCGCCATCCAGGCCGAAATAAGCGATGTAAACCAGGACGGCCGCCCCGACGTATGGGCCCTCTTTGCCCAGGGAGACGAAGGCCTGTATTTATTCATGAACAGAGGCGGCCGGGGATTTGAAGAAAAACGCCTGCTCCGTTTTCCCCCGTCCCAGGGTTCTTCCTCCTTTGAACTGCAGGATTTTAACGATGACGGACACACCGATATCCTCTACACCAGCGGCGATAATGCCGATTTTTCCCTCATACTTAAGCCCTACCACGGGGTGTATATTTACCTGAACGACGGCCGTGGAAATTTCGAAAAAGCATGGTTTTACCCGGTAAATGGCGCCTATAAAGCTCTTTCCCGCGACTTTGACCTTGACGGCGACCCGGATATTATCAGTATTGCCTATTTCCCGGACCCGGAACGCCGTCCCGGCGAATCCCTATTGTACTTTGAAAACAAAGGCAGCATGCAATTTGCCCCCCATTGGGTTCCCGGCGCTGCAGCCGGCCGGTGGATCAATATGCAGGCCGGCGACCTGGATGCAGACGGCGATACAGACATCGCCCTTGGCAATTTTACCGCATCCCGCGACCAGCTGATGAAGCAATATCCGGGAAAATGGCGAAACACCGCGCCTTTCCTGCTCCTGGAGAATAAAACGCGCTAA
- a CDS encoding PadR family transcriptional regulator, producing the protein MIVENTQTQMRKGILEYCILSIISRGEIYASDIIGELREARLLVVEGTLYPLLTRLKNNGLLSYNWVESVSGPPRKYYSLSPTGTEVLEKLDTTWEELTYAVSMTTKKEKPSNKQ; encoded by the coding sequence ATGATAGTCGAAAATACACAAACCCAGATGAGGAAAGGGATCCTGGAATACTGCATCCTTTCGATCATCTCCCGCGGAGAGATCTATGCCTCAGATATAATAGGAGAACTGCGGGAAGCGCGGCTCCTGGTGGTGGAGGGGACCCTGTACCCGCTTCTGACCCGCCTGAAAAACAACGGGCTGCTCAGCTATAACTGGGTGGAGTCCGTTTCGGGGCCGCCAAGAAAATATTATTCGCTTTCTCCAACCGGAACGGAGGTCCTTGAAAAACTGGACACTACCTGGGAAGAACTGACTTATGCCGTGAGCATGACCACTAAAAAAGAGAAACCAAGCAACAAACAATAA
- the metG gene encoding methionine--tRNA ligase: protein MSISSFKRFTVTSALPYANGPLHIGHIAGAYLPADIFVRYLRMSGKEVVYIGGSDEHGAAITIQAKKEGTTPQAIIDKYHALNKKTFERFGISFDMYHRTSERIHHELSQEFFLTLYEKGEFTELESEQYYDEEFGQFLADRYITGTCPNCGYESAYGDQCEKCGTSLNPTDLINPKSTLSGKTPVLKTTKHWYLPLDKYQPWLEKWLLEGKKDKWKSNVYGQCSSWLKSGLQPRAMTRDLDWGVDVPLKEAAGKKLYVWLDAPIGYISSTKQWALDTGKDWEPYWKKQANPEDNSCLVHFIGKDNIVFHCITFPAILHAHGDYILPEHVPANEFLNLEGNKLSTSRNWAVWLNEYLDEFPGKEDELRYALASILPETKDSEFTWKDYQARNNNELLAIFGNFVNRVAVLTHKYFGGKIPAAGDLQPVDRETLQELATYPGKIGAAIEQFRFREALGEFMNLARLGNKYLADTEPWKLAKTDMERVAAILNTGAQIAASLSVLSEPFLPFTAARLRNMLQLPVKSWEEAGQSDLLPEGHQLRDAELLFERIDDSVVEAQVQKLQNSRKQNELAQQEVTPSKELIGYEDFAKMDIRTGTILEAEKVAKTKKLLKLKIDTGIDRRTVVSGIAEFFKPEEIIGKQVSILVNLAPREIRGIQSQGMILMAEDKDGRLRFMTPHEHTANGSIVS, encoded by the coding sequence ATGAGTATAAGTTCGTTCAAGCGTTTTACCGTTACCTCTGCACTTCCCTATGCCAACGGCCCCCTGCATATAGGACATATAGCCGGCGCTTATCTTCCCGCCGATATTTTTGTCCGTTACCTCCGCATGAGCGGCAAAGAGGTTGTTTACATCGGAGGCAGCGATGAACACGGGGCCGCCATTACCATCCAGGCAAAAAAGGAAGGCACTACTCCCCAGGCTATTATTGATAAATATCACGCGCTTAACAAGAAAACTTTCGAACGCTTCGGTATTTCCTTCGATATGTACCACCGGACATCCGAGCGGATTCATCATGAACTTTCGCAGGAATTCTTCCTGACGCTGTACGAAAAAGGGGAATTCACCGAACTGGAATCGGAACAATATTATGACGAGGAGTTTGGCCAGTTCCTGGCCGACCGCTACATTACCGGCACTTGTCCGAATTGCGGCTACGAGTCGGCCTACGGCGATCAGTGTGAAAAATGCGGAACCTCGCTGAATCCTACGGACCTGATCAACCCCAAATCAACCCTGAGCGGGAAGACGCCGGTTTTGAAAACAACAAAACACTGGTACCTGCCCCTGGATAAATACCAGCCCTGGCTGGAAAAATGGCTGCTGGAAGGGAAAAAAGATAAATGGAAATCCAATGTCTATGGTCAGTGCAGTTCATGGCTGAAATCGGGCCTGCAGCCGCGCGCCATGACCCGTGACCTCGATTGGGGGGTGGACGTTCCGCTGAAGGAAGCGGCCGGAAAAAAATTGTACGTCTGGCTGGATGCCCCCATCGGCTATATTTCTTCCACCAAGCAATGGGCGCTGGACACGGGGAAGGACTGGGAACCCTACTGGAAAAAGCAGGCGAATCCGGAAGATAACAGCTGCCTGGTTCATTTCATAGGAAAAGACAACATCGTATTTCATTGCATCACCTTTCCAGCGATCCTGCATGCGCATGGTGATTATATTTTGCCGGAACATGTGCCCGCCAATGAATTTCTGAACCTGGAAGGCAATAAACTTTCCACCTCCCGCAACTGGGCGGTTTGGCTGAATGAATACCTGGACGAATTCCCGGGCAAGGAGGATGAGCTGCGTTACGCCCTGGCATCCATTCTTCCCGAGACCAAAGACAGCGAATTTACCTGGAAAGACTACCAGGCGCGCAATAATAACGAGCTGCTTGCCATTTTTGGCAATTTTGTAAACCGGGTGGCGGTGCTTACGCATAAGTATTTCGGCGGAAAAATCCCCGCTGCCGGCGACCTTCAACCTGTTGACCGCGAAACCCTGCAAGAGCTGGCTACCTATCCGGGCAAAATAGGAGCGGCTATTGAACAGTTCCGTTTCCGGGAAGCCCTGGGGGAGTTCATGAACCTGGCCCGGCTCGGAAATAAGTACCTGGCCGATACCGAACCCTGGAAACTGGCTAAAACAGACATGGAACGGGTTGCTGCCATCCTGAACACCGGGGCGCAGATCGCCGCGAGTCTGTCGGTGCTGAGCGAGCCCTTCCTGCCTTTCACCGCGGCCAGGCTCCGGAACATGCTGCAGCTTCCGGTAAAGAGCTGGGAAGAGGCCGGCCAAAGCGATTTGCTGCCGGAAGGCCATCAGCTGCGCGACGCCGAACTCCTTTTTGAAAGGATCGATGACAGCGTAGTGGAAGCCCAGGTGCAGAAACTTCAAAATTCCCGAAAGCAGAATGAGCTGGCACAACAGGAAGTAACGCCTTCCAAGGAACTGATCGGGTACGAGGACTTCGCAAAAATGGATATTCGCACAGGGACTATTCTGGAGGCGGAAAAGGTGGCAAAAACAAAGAAATTGCTGAAACTGAAGATCGATACCGGCATTGACCGGCGGACCGTCGTTTCGGGCATCGCCGAATTTTTTAAACCGGAAGAAATCATCGGCAAACAGGTAAGTATCCTGGTAAACCTGGCTCCCCGCGAGATCCGGGGCATCCAGTCCCAGGGCATGATCCTGATGGCCGAAGACAAAGACGGCCGGCTGCGGTTCATGACGCCCCATGAACATACCGCCAACGGAAGTATCGTTTCATGA
- a CDS encoding type II toxin-antitoxin system RelE/ParE family toxin, which yields MVRQIIFYGSHFMEFYQQQDDKVKTKIQYTLELIKQVDRVPEKLLKHLTATDGLYEIRVAYQSDIYRIFCCFDRDKLVVLFNAFQKKSQKTPLKELDKAIELKKAYFKSKQDEKVS from the coding sequence ATGGTAAGGCAAATCATTTTTTATGGATCCCATTTTATGGAGTTTTATCAGCAGCAAGATGATAAGGTCAAAACCAAGATACAGTATACGCTTGAACTCATTAAACAGGTGGACAGGGTTCCGGAAAAACTTTTGAAGCATTTAACGGCCACAGATGGTTTATATGAAATCAGGGTAGCCTATCAGTCGGATATTTATCGGATTTTTTGCTGTTTTGATAGGGATAAGCTGGTGGTGCTATTTAATGCTTTCCAGAAGAAGAGTCAAAAGACACCGCTAAAGGAATTGGATAAAGCGATTGAATTAAAAAAAGCATATTTTAAAAGCAAACAAGATGAAAAAGTATCATAA
- a CDS encoding helix-turn-helix domain-containing protein: MKKYHNITNFEELIEQEHGKIGSRSRNAYEENVQMFIISEMLKEARKAAKLTQEQLAERSGTKKSYISKLENARGNIQLSTLIRIFEQGLNKRIGLTFL, from the coding sequence ATGAAAAAGTATCATAATATCACAAATTTTGAGGAGTTGATCGAACAGGAGCATGGCAAGATTGGTTCCCGGTCCCGTAATGCTTATGAAGAGAACGTGCAGATGTTTATTATCAGCGAGATGCTGAAGGAAGCCAGAAAAGCGGCTAAACTGACGCAAGAGCAATTGGCAGAGCGTTCGGGGACGAAAAAGAGCTATATATCAAAATTGGAAAACGCCAGGGGTAATATCCAGCTTTCTACGCTTATACGAATTTTTGAGCAGGGACTGAATAAAAGAATCGGGCTGACTTTTCTGTAA
- a CDS encoding alpha/beta hydrolase family protein: protein MTATTKYTVILLIANLTMLACGNVKEKAGTMVTRDFEFISGDNKLSGIIDQPAKGDAKALILFVHGSGPTNIRMENRYLDLRQRFTKLGITCVVWDKPGNGRSEGEFDQNQPLQESAREVLDAIAYLRSKNVPGSTRIGIWGTSRSGWVAPIAMSQDPEIEFWISVSGVPAEDNKYYLMKSNLPLEGRTQEETQLLLKEWVRGRQIFMQGGAYDEYLNATGNLRKDTSVVYFAGDPEISREEYEAEQKAFLEVKDQYEFDQETLSLVMVRNFDETLSGLNIDVLALLGEKDTNVDWRKTKQLYESTIGKNPNASLTIQTFPNANHSMNISKTGSVREVEGRLMRDGKKADGFYKIQLDWLRKNVLSETGKDY, encoded by the coding sequence ATGACGGCAACAACTAAATATACTGTTATCCTGCTAATCGCGAACCTTACGATGCTCGCCTGCGGGAATGTCAAAGAAAAAGCTGGCACTATGGTCACCAGGGATTTCGAATTTATCTCGGGCGACAATAAACTTTCCGGGATCATAGACCAGCCTGCAAAGGGCGATGCTAAAGCGCTTATACTATTTGTTCATGGTTCGGGTCCTACCAACATACGAATGGAAAACAGGTATCTCGATTTGCGCCAAAGGTTTACCAAACTGGGAATTACTTGTGTGGTATGGGACAAGCCAGGTAACGGAAGAAGTGAAGGAGAGTTCGATCAAAACCAACCCTTGCAAGAAAGTGCCCGGGAAGTACTGGACGCCATCGCGTATTTACGTTCCAAAAACGTTCCCGGTTCTACCAGGATAGGTATATGGGGTACCAGTCGCAGCGGCTGGGTAGCGCCCATCGCCATGTCTCAGGATCCGGAAATCGAATTTTGGATTTCTGTAAGTGGCGTTCCGGCGGAGGATAACAAATACTACTTGATGAAATCTAACCTGCCGTTGGAAGGGCGTACCCAGGAAGAAACCCAGCTTCTTTTGAAAGAATGGGTACGGGGCAGGCAAATTTTTATGCAGGGCGGGGCTTATGATGAATATCTGAACGCTACCGGAAATCTCCGGAAGGATACCTCGGTGGTTTATTTCGCGGGCGACCCGGAGATTTCCCGGGAAGAGTATGAAGCGGAGCAAAAAGCTTTTTTGGAGGTAAAGGATCAATACGAGTTTGACCAGGAAACACTAAGCTTGGTAATGGTACGTAATTTTGATGAAACGCTTAGTGGTTTGAACATTGATGTACTTGCTTTGCTTGGAGAAAAAGACACGAATGTTGATTGGCGTAAAACGAAACAGCTGTACGAATCCACTATCGGAAAAAATCCCAATGCTTCATTAACCATTCAGACTTTTCCAAATGCCAATCACAGTATGAATATATCAAAAACCGGTTCTGTTCGTGAAGTTGAAGGCAGGTTAATGAGAGATGGGAAAAAAGCGGACGGGTTTTACAAAATCCAACTTGACTGGCTTCGTAAAAATGTTCTTAGCGAAACAGGCAAGGACTATTAG
- a CDS encoding family 16 glycoside hydrolase, whose product MKIIVLFTLILCASSSLIAQKKRIAMEPGNFTVFNREATYEDGVAHLDSRPGDGVLWLAGSEFKNGTIELDIKGKNTPGRSFVGLAFHGKDNETYDAVYFRPFNFKHPERNNHSIQYIAMPENDWATLRKAFPGKYENAINPTPEVPDDWFHATIEFNYPNVKVYINGSAQPALEVTQLSTGKYGKIGFWVGNGSEGWFKNLEILKNDGNN is encoded by the coding sequence ATGAAAATAATCGTCCTATTTACGCTGATTTTATGCGCGAGCAGCTCCCTTATTGCCCAGAAGAAAAGAATCGCGATGGAGCCCGGGAATTTTACGGTATTTAACCGGGAGGCCACCTATGAGGATGGCGTTGCCCACCTGGATTCCAGGCCCGGGGACGGGGTGCTTTGGCTGGCTGGCTCTGAATTTAAAAACGGCACCATTGAGCTGGATATAAAGGGCAAGAATACACCTGGCAGAAGCTTTGTAGGACTTGCTTTTCATGGCAAAGACAACGAAACCTACGATGCGGTTTACTTCCGGCCGTTCAATTTCAAACACCCGGAGCGGAATAACCACTCCATCCAGTACATCGCCATGCCGGAGAATGACTGGGCCACCTTGCGAAAAGCGTTTCCAGGCAAGTATGAAAATGCGATCAATCCCACCCCGGAGGTGCCGGACGATTGGTTTCATGCTACCATTGAATTTAATTATCCGAACGTGAAAGTTTATATTAATGGTTCAGCACAGCCAGCCTTGGAAGTCACCCAGCTTAGTACGGGAAAATACGGCAAAATTGGCTTCTGGGTAGGCAACGGCTCGGAAGGATGGTTTAAAAACCTGGAAATACTAAAAAATGACGGCAACAACTAA
- a CDS encoding DoxX family protein yields the protein MILSSLGKHRDTGLLILRIVVGLAFMMHGYPKVTGGMEMWSGLGGAMSVFGINFGAPIWGALAAFTEFLGGFLILIGWAFRPVCILLAFTMLVAALTHYTGGDGFSGYAHAMKMCAVFIGLLFIGPGKYSLDRK from the coding sequence ATGATCCTATCATCACTTGGGAAACACAGGGATACCGGCCTCCTGATCTTACGGATAGTCGTAGGCCTGGCTTTTATGATGCATGGCTACCCGAAAGTAACCGGGGGAATGGAAATGTGGAGCGGCCTCGGGGGCGCCATGAGCGTATTCGGCATTAATTTCGGCGCACCAATCTGGGGAGCGCTGGCTGCTTTCACTGAATTCCTGGGCGGTTTCCTGATCCTGATCGGCTGGGCGTTCCGCCCGGTATGTATCTTACTGGCATTCACGATGCTTGTTGCCGCTCTTACCCATTATACGGGAGGCGACGGCTTTTCAGGCTACGCCCATGCTATGAAAATGTGCGCTGTATTCATCGGCCTGCTTTTTATAGGGCCGGGCAAATACAGCCTCGACAGAAAATAA
- a CDS encoding cupin domain-containing protein produces the protein MEKQSKEFLLSEEQDWQQADEGIERQLLGHNGQLMMAKIAFRKGAVGTLHNHPHVQASYVASGRFKVLINGKEKILNQGDGFFVTAGIPHGCECLEEGMLIDVFAPAREDFL, from the coding sequence ATGGAAAAACAGAGCAAGGAATTTCTGCTTTCGGAGGAACAAGACTGGCAGCAGGCGGATGAAGGGATTGAAAGGCAGCTTCTGGGTCATAACGGGCAGCTGATGATGGCAAAGATCGCTTTCCGGAAAGGGGCGGTCGGGACCTTGCATAATCATCCGCATGTGCAGGCCAGTTATGTCGCTTCCGGGCGCTTTAAAGTGCTTATCAACGGGAAAGAAAAAATCCTGAACCAGGGGGATGGCTTTTTTGTGACGGCGGGGATTCCTCACGGCTGCGAATGCCTGGAGGAAGGAATGCTGATAGATGTTTTTGCCCCTGCGAGGGAAGATTTTCTGTAG
- a CDS encoding type I restriction-modification system subunit M, with translation MNPAIHNKLVSFIWSIADDCLRDVYVRGKYRDVILPMVVLRRLDALLEPTKEQVLEELNFQKNEAKFAELNEAGLKAASGYVFYNTSIWTLQRLYGSATNSQQLLLTHFEDYLNGFSTNVKEIIEKFKLRSQIRHMASKDVLLAVLEKFTSPRINLTPFEKIDPEGRKLPPLSNLGMGYVFEELIRKFNEENNEEAGEHFTPREVIDLMTHLVFEPVKGKLPPVMTIYDPACGTGGMLTESQNFIKDEEGIIRATGDVYLFGKEINDETYAICKSDMMIKGNNPENIRVGSTLSTDEFAGRNFNFMLSNPPYGKSWSSEQKYIKDGKDIIDPRFKIKLGNYWGEDEDADAIPRSSDGQLLFLMEMVNKMKPLSQSPEGSRVASVHNGSSLFTGDAGGGESNIRRYIIENDWLEAIIQLPNNLFYNTGITTYIWVLSNNKASGRIGKVQLIDAGQLYRKLRKNLGNKNCEFAPEHIREIVDAYLNMQSVERKDNDEGIASQIFDNTDFGYYKVTVERPKRLNAQFTAERIAELRFDKGLREPMRWVYEEFGEEAYTSLPRHEKAITDWCDREDLNLTSKQLKALLSPATWQKQLNLLKTAGQLMESVGDAIFNNFNIFREKVEANLKAKKIKLSATERNIILNAVSWYDTNAEKVIKSRVKLSGDKLKELLKHLSCTESQLPDYGYFETEKRGEYIQYEPESDLRDTENVPLKASVYDYFLREVKPHVSEAWINLDATKIGYEISFNKYFYRHKPLRSIEEVTADILQLEAESDGLIKEILG, from the coding sequence ATGAACCCAGCCATACACAATAAACTTGTTTCTTTTATCTGGTCGATTGCAGACGACTGCCTGCGCGATGTGTACGTACGTGGTAAATACCGGGATGTCATCCTGCCCATGGTAGTGCTTCGCAGACTGGATGCTTTACTGGAACCTACCAAGGAACAGGTGCTGGAAGAGTTGAACTTTCAGAAAAATGAGGCAAAATTTGCGGAACTAAATGAAGCTGGATTAAAGGCAGCATCCGGATATGTGTTTTACAATACCAGTATATGGACGCTGCAGCGGCTTTACGGTAGCGCCACGAATAGCCAACAGCTACTGTTGACCCATTTTGAGGATTATCTGAACGGTTTCAGTACCAATGTGAAGGAGATCATTGAAAAATTTAAACTGAGAAGCCAGATCAGACACATGGCATCAAAAGATGTCTTACTTGCTGTCCTTGAGAAATTCACCTCGCCCCGCATTAATTTAACACCTTTCGAGAAAATCGACCCGGAGGGCCGGAAACTTCCGCCTCTATCAAATCTGGGCATGGGATATGTCTTTGAAGAGCTGATCAGGAAATTCAACGAAGAGAACAATGAAGAAGCTGGAGAACACTTTACTCCCCGCGAAGTAATTGACCTGATGACCCATCTTGTTTTCGAGCCGGTGAAAGGCAAGCTGCCCCCGGTAATGACGATCTATGACCCTGCCTGTGGAACAGGGGGAATGCTTACAGAATCACAAAATTTCATCAAAGATGAAGAAGGTATAATCCGGGCCACGGGAGACGTTTATTTATTCGGTAAGGAAATCAATGATGAAACCTACGCTATCTGCAAGTCGGATATGATGATCAAGGGTAATAATCCTGAAAATATCCGGGTAGGTTCTACGCTTTCCACCGACGAGTTTGCCGGCAGGAATTTCAATTTTATGCTTTCGAATCCTCCCTACGGCAAGTCCTGGTCAAGTGAACAAAAATATATAAAGGATGGCAAGGATATTATCGATCCACGTTTCAAGATTAAGCTTGGCAATTACTGGGGCGAAGATGAAGACGCCGATGCTATACCCAGGTCCTCGGACGGGCAATTGCTTTTCCTGATGGAAATGGTCAATAAAATGAAACCGCTTAGTCAAAGTCCGGAGGGAAGCCGTGTCGCGTCGGTACATAACGGATCCAGTTTATTCACAGGTGATGCAGGAGGAGGCGAAAGCAATATCCGTAGATATATCATTGAAAATGATTGGCTGGAAGCAATTATTCAATTGCCTAACAATCTGTTTTACAATACCGGCATCACCACCTATATCTGGGTGTTAAGTAATAATAAAGCCTCGGGTCGGATAGGAAAAGTTCAGCTGATCGATGCCGGACAGCTCTACAGAAAGCTTCGCAAAAACCTTGGTAACAAAAACTGTGAATTTGCCCCTGAACACATCAGGGAGATCGTAGACGCTTACCTGAATATGCAGTCAGTAGAGCGGAAGGACAATGATGAAGGGATTGCTTCGCAGATTTTTGACAATACCGATTTCGGATATTATAAAGTAACTGTTGAACGCCCTAAGCGCCTGAATGCGCAATTTACAGCTGAGCGAATTGCCGAATTACGTTTCGACAAAGGCCTGAGGGAACCGATGCGCTGGGTTTACGAGGAATTCGGGGAAGAAGCATACACCAGCCTGCCCCGGCATGAGAAGGCCATCACTGACTGGTGTGACCGGGAGGACCTGAATCTGACTTCCAAACAACTTAAAGCGCTGTTAAGCCCCGCCACCTGGCAAAAGCAATTAAATTTACTGAAAACCGCGGGCCAGCTTATGGAATCCGTTGGGGATGCGATTTTTAATAATTTCAATATTTTCAGGGAGAAAGTGGAAGCAAACCTGAAGGCAAAGAAAATAAAACTTTCTGCCACGGAAAGGAATATAATTCTTAACGCTGTTAGCTGGTACGACACAAACGCTGAAAAAGTAATCAAGAGCCGGGTAAAACTTTCCGGCGACAAACTGAAAGAACTGCTTAAGCATTTAAGCTGTACCGAAAGCCAGCTGCCGGATTATGGCTATTTCGAAACTGAAAAAAGGGGCGAATATATCCAGTACGAACCTGAAAGCGACCTGCGGGATACCGAAAACGTACCCCTTAAAGCGTCCGTTTACGATTATTTTTTACGGGAAGTAAAGCCACACGTATCCGAAGCCTGGATTAACCTGGATGCTACGAAGATCGGCTACGAGATAAGCTTCAATAAATACTTCTACCGTCACAAACCTCTGAGAAGCATAGAGGAAGTGACAGCGGATATCCTGCAGCTTGAAGCTGAAAGCGATGGATTGATCAAAGAAATACTTGGGTAG